One window from the genome of Andreesenia angusta encodes:
- a CDS encoding zinc ribbon domain-containing protein, producing MYCSNCGSKLTEGGIVCTSCGSRIEKESYFKVHKGTAVVLGLSLVAVVGVAASFIMSDSNPSTQNMNVTLESSHSSSETQVASDSKDSDAEAVSESKPSPYMSQEVVNEVKTDSQVSQTNVPDELVEQEVSKIRGIYNSYRSKMESGAYSVSNPIAGVTVYESNGSVEVILVDKNSGDLPSYRREYYFSEGSLIFSYIESSDSNRLYFKNDDLFRWRHASNANDKDSPVNYDNQFGSDSYLFWENTALSEAYRLYNSL from the coding sequence ATGTATTGTTCTAATTGCGGAAGCAAATTGACCGAAGGCGGCATCGTCTGCACCAGCTGCGGGTCTCGTATTGAAAAAGAAAGCTATTTTAAAGTACATAAGGGAACAGCTGTAGTCTTGGGACTGTCTTTGGTGGCAGTGGTTGGAGTTGCAGCTTCATTCATTATGTCTGACAGTAATCCAAGCACTCAAAACATGAATGTGACTCTTGAAAGCAGCCATTCCAGCTCTGAAACACAGGTAGCCTCAGACTCCAAAGATTCGGATGCAGAAGCTGTATCTGAATCGAAGCCTAGTCCTTATATGTCTCAGGAAGTTGTCAACGAAGTCAAAACAGACAGCCAAGTGTCTCAGACTAATGTCCCGGACGAGCTTGTAGAGCAGGAAGTTTCTAAAATACGCGGGATATACAACTCCTATAGAAGCAAGATGGAAAGCGGTGCCTACTCTGTCTCGAATCCGATTGCAGGAGTTACAGTTTACGAAAGCAACGGCTCGGTCGAAGTCATACTGGTCGACAAAAACTCAGGCGATCTTCCTTCTTACAGAAGAGAGTACTACTTCTCGGAGGGCAGTCTTATATTCTCATACATCGAGTCTTCAGACTCAAATAGGCTCTATTTCAAAAACGACGATCTCTTCAGATGGAGACATGCCTCAAATGCCAACGACAAAGACAGCCCCGTAAACTATGACAACCAGTTTGGTTCAGATTCATATCTATTCTGGGAGAACACAGCATTGTCAGAGGCTTACAGACTATACAACTCTCTGTAG
- a CDS encoding chorismate mutase, with translation MGICKNLNEVRENIDRLDNEIVKLIAERSTYVSQAANFKKTTDDVKAPERVEMIIEKMRGLAKGNNLNPDIIEVVYRNMINAFINMELEEHQNMIKGDKS, from the coding sequence ATGGGAATCTGCAAAAACTTAAATGAAGTAAGGGAAAATATAGACAGGCTCGACAATGAGATAGTCAAGCTGATTGCTGAAAGAAGCACATATGTTAGCCAGGCTGCTAATTTCAAAAAAACCACAGATGATGTAAAAGCACCTGAGAGAGTTGAAATGATTATTGAAAAAATGCGTGGCTTGGCGAAAGGAAATAATCTGAATCCAGATATAATCGAAGTCGTTTATCGAAATATGATAAATGCTTTTATAAATATGGAGCTAGAAGAGCATCAGAATATGATAAAGGGGGACAAGTCTTAA